The genomic stretch tcccttcgacgggaggaggggtcggggctctgcCCTCCCCTTCTGTGGCGTTAGTTGGGGGAGGTGTCCCCGTAGCCTCCtcaaccctggtcgggctgctcgccgtagtcggtgccgcggccgggagctcctcggtgctcaCAGGCATGGCTGCAGccgtaggctgctctgtggtctgcggcgccgcgtcttcagcagcgcaAACAGGCTCACCCATCCCCTGGCCGGCGgcatggccggggtcgacatccgacgtcACGCTAAAGGAACAAAAGTGCTATTTAAAAAAAATCGCCAAAAtatgtaagtcgaacacttacaggtccgatcgacggtgggtcacggtgaacctcctccttgcccggccggttggcacctgtgcccccgtctCCTCCACGCGaggcgcaggagggtcgctggccacccgatcagcagTGGCCGGCACGCTGTCCGGACGGCCATGAGGCCTCCGAACCAACGACGgtacggcctcctcctcctcctcgtcgtcgtcgatgcGAACAAGtcgacggcgctttggcgctcggctgctctctgccggcagcgtcGGCGCCGGCAACGGATCTGCGGctattggccttttccccgccactctatcctcggtggtcgggacggggcgggcctggtcttcctcgctgctggtgtaatgagtacaccgagcagcgtcttccTCTGGCGGATCTTCTCCCACAGGATTCTCCattcccggtgccagtgatacatacactgtgcaccggtcgacatctccgatctgcaaaagtaacaaagataAGTTAGCTGCAGACAATATACGGATGCTAAAAGCGAAGTAATCAATAACATACCTTAGGCgctggtcgccccaacttgaaggcttgcacccgatcactgccacggatgaagcctccgtccgcgaagttgaacagctcgttcaatagctgctgtacctccgccttctccaagatctcaggtcgcatcctggtcgggtccacacttccggcatactcgtacgccgagtgcaccctcttctggcagggcatcacccgacgacaaatgaagttgccgaccacgccaagcccgtccaagtgcgaccagtcgatcagcttcatgaggtccgccacttgaccatcgaacactgggcggtcggtccaacttACCCTTTTCTCAGGGATGTATCCCacatcgcagaacgtggagctgcccggttcctccctgatgtagaaccacttcctgtaccattcggtcagggaagtgttccatggacagtgcagatagcggttcttcattccgtcgcgaaggttgaggtatactccacctgcaaccttggagcctccaactgctcccttctttcttaaacaaaaaagatagcggaaaaggtcgaagtgcggctctatgccaacataggcttcgcacaaatggataaaagtagaaataagaaggattgagttcgggtgcagattgcaaatcccgatctcataataaagaagaagaccctgaagaaagggatgaacaggaaccccaaaacccctcttaacgaagtcttcgaacaccacgatctcaccggcacgggggtcggggaagctctctccttccggcgctctccagccgccgagctccgggccgtgcagaagccccatatcgacgaggtcaccgagagaCTTGGCGGTGCTgcaagacttcttccactccttggccatcagctcggccctcttcttggagtcgctcttcgccattggaggtgaggaagtggatttgagttaggaagatgcaggtgattgaaggaggcaagattcgaaggtttgaaggcaatggtagggtaagcagtacaggcggaactgtcgagctcttataacccgcaacttcacccctcccacttcccgcattcttgggaagtggacgggccatacggcggatgcgacgtttcggttttcaatgattatcgacttggaagaccgttcctcagcaccgttaaagcaatcatctacattggaactggagaagtccatatgcacttcccctcaaagaaggtacgccgctattttactgaccctaactatatcgttgaagactctaagtaggtcagaaaacgacgcaaccgcaaccagaggagggaaatcatcaaggatggatgggcagactatgaaggagaagtggtaaggtcaaaagacatacagtttaaacagaattatccagaagagaccgtagcaccgagtcaggtgtggaaagagaagataaatatacatgaagaggaggcgctgccggaagtaccgactacgccatccaacgaatcccaggacaactagaaaacagagagtcccgttcggaggacttaaaaacaccgaacgccttaccaagaggtaaacttggtagttatccttttcctttcaattattttaaatagtttgcttagttatacatgttcatactatcctaaaaagaaaataaaaatgttaaaaaatagtaagccccatgtgagtatgcgagtggcataaaacccataagtacattcactgtggtggcataaaaataaaataaatatttttttctctactttataaaatgaaaatataaaaatagagagtaatattgaggagactcaacatgataaaggctagatatttatgctaacacctaatcagttccacaaagctttgttgtctatttgagctccacagaaatcaagaatcaagaagactaggagatggaggacattctaatcgctgtcaggatactgccgactttcaaatacacctctgccacctgctagctacatcaagagaaattacgtcaaaattcagcttgggggagagcacccccatttatcccgctaagtatttctatctttatacttatactatattaaaatatacatTACTATggaaaactaaataaagattttatgcttatatatatatgtcttttgcttagtatgtttaataaataaataaagtggttatgctaatctgaatcttaataataaaactctagcatggatatgatgaatagttgctctgcctaatttttttaaatttgaagttctctctcaagtttagacataactgttataatttaaagcttgctctaaacctaaacttgtgggaagaaaacttgatctgaagtctaagttgttaacggatatgatatgggaaggttgagctgctgtttatctgttcctagagatgctagaattctggagaattttgtcttttaaaatctttaaaatattgcatgatgagttcctgtatgatgagagtttaaattcctaccacaaccatatatacatgcttgctagactttgagccacacatttactttttactgcttatgaacattgagtgtggtcaagctgtgtagaccctaaggagcttgtcatgtggttaaatcaagattcacttgcacgttcactcacacatgctacttctactccggaagtaccatccacatatatccatccatttccatctctagaaccacccaaaaatattctactcctaatccgggagagaatagccaaaaatatttctgttttcccttgtgaaataaatgctcaagttatcttgttactaccacttgctacattatttcaagagatgagtgctctaaaaaaaagagtatacaaggaaataaaaaggggcaagtgtccggaacctcgaaagaaaagaaaaagtgagacgagaggtaaaaatggacaagtgtccgacagtagaattaggggtacaagatacccacgtgagagaaaagaaaaagaagagcatctcattctcctcacaaagtttcaaaaagcaaggaaggtatgtatcccctcaaagagcaaaagtagaattatacttccaccattgttatcaccatcatcaccatacaccattcattcgccacacatgcacatcttgatttgacttattgatttttttctttggatccatggtttgactatacaataaatatcttgtgagtatgtatactttatctcccacctatgagctccagatatcaaaagccttattagagtaggatgagagagaaggcaatgtcactatgctttataccacaaataccacatatcttgagagaaggcatataccatcactgccttggtaaggatccagaaataccacaaaagagagatctgagagagtcatacaaaggaatctctgagttttatttgaaaatctacaaaaactccagagctatagctgatcaagaataagagacatgacacttgactagactgttctatcttttaactactcaagacagaagtgacggttacaagtcccatggtgaaaggtaaagtaagtaagttttaagtctttacagtttactctaactcagagatgagatcttatttagaagcatgtgtaccgtcaacttttaaagatattgcaacaacttctaatccatcgctgagactatccttgctcacggacgagcaagaggtaagcttgggggagtttgttgacggtctttaagtaacaaatttaattatcaaataaataaagaaaagaatccaaatgaaatcaacatctagacttagggttttatctaacagaattctatgagttttggtgtttgtctatttatgcagggggttattaggaaatacggaagaaaggccccacacgtcgggatttcatagagatatcaacgtgccgcgcaattatcttacatctagaagactccagaagccacaggaaggaagcggaggccgaacggggctaggcactgggcgcccgcccagttgacctaggcgcccgcctcctcctggagttggatcaggactctctttcgggaaagatctccaccgacctaaaggatcaaggataactgttcaatcaatgtcggtttgatccaacgacccatattcacttgaagggactataaaaccagaccccctggcccctggaggagagagcctctcaaccctaattcattattcctcaagggagaagaagcctctgatcaagcctagagccaccacatcaattagacatctagattagcatagctacataggattagaactagaaggagtcaatcttcgattgatttccggatctgtcaagaggattattggtaattctctaattgttcttctaattgttcatctttgttcttcaatattatgaatatgactttgttctacttcaatatattgtttatgactttgttctacttatttatattcaagattatattgttcttagtttatcatagttatatacttggcttagttagattggatctatatacatgtttaggattgtataacgtttatccattggatctatgggtaaatgatagatattgtgtaggtgtggtgcttataccgtatttatctgcgattgcacccaatatgccagatcgcggggtagttcgtgatagtgacagcttcattgattcttatatagtccccctctcgtgtattgggctggcaaagcaacactattacaggggagtgattgctatgtttctcatttaccttgctaatatcactatgcatgggcgtagtcttgtctcgcaatgattgctaagtatgcttgcactaactatgataatgctagactatatagttgagaataacttaggaaatattcttgtagttcgttctaataccatgctaacatgctaatgactttctagaatatctaattgagatgcttatcatatttattatgtggctaagttatgctgatcagattaattatctttgtcactattcattacttcatatatcttttatgtgacacttacccctgtatgaaagagttagataccatgttctcaattatacatgcaatgatagatactcaatctcatattccattctataatcaacattgatggttactaatcccttcccagtggtaaaaatataaataacgatacctggaatacttcccggttaaaatgctacatcggtattaatctgtgcgcttgcagatcccattcattatttatttagatgagcaattgcatatttcaataccgcgtctctcatgtcatgctggggatgacaacttggcttaagtggtatgagggataggtttggcatttttggcaccgttatcagatttagaaaactaagcctacttttggtaatgatgttaagaatatccAACAGTGgtattggcacatttgcaaaggaggtgaagTTTAAGGGGTAGAGAGGGATTTGggatcctctctccctcctgccGAGCTTGCGAGATATGATTCGACATTTTTGTGGAAATAGAATGCCTATTCTCCATTACGTCAGAGGAAAGTTTTGGCAAACTTGCATGAGTGTTTCTTACGTCGGACGTTGAGGCTGCATCTGACGAGTGCAGCATAGGCAGACATAATTTGTTTTGCACGTCGGAGCATCCGACACTTGCTGGCACACTAGTGTGTTCGGGCGTGTGTGTGCATCTGATGTTGAGTGCATCAAATGCCTCAGCGTTGGACCCGTCCAGTGTGAGCTTGAAGGTTTCTCTACCTTACTAAGTAGCATCCAGTGTGTGGTGGCGTGTTGAACATGTGCTTCAACTGTTCAGTGAGTTCTCAGTGACCGTTGAAGATCAATGGTTCTTTTTCAAAGAGTGACACATGGCAGTGATCAAACGCGCGTGGAAGGTGAGCGTCGTACGCTGGACTGCGTCCGACGGGTAggcatcctagtgagatttagtgagattcaagtgtattgtattgagagttgcatctagtggcacttgatccttgagttggctacagatttcttgttactcttgggtgtttcccgacaccctagatggcttggagcagcgaaggtgttgagctcgtgattggtgATTGTTTTGAGCCtcgccaagtgatttgtgaggggtttttgagcCTTTCCCGCAGGAGATCGCAATtgactactctagtggattgctcgtggcttggaggatccccatcttatgagtggatgtgcggcaaccaccgagggtttggctttgggttgccaattagctcgtgatccatcaagtaggTATATcgacacaacgaggactagcttgccgggaagcaagtgaacctggTAAAAAATTATGTCTTCTCTTACCGATGATTTTATCTTGCGCATGCAATTGTGTGATTGATTCTTGATTATACCTATATTCTTCAATGTCGATATAGAATCCTtctcactcctttacttacttgcttaccttgctagttgcTTCACTTGTGTAGCTTTGTCTCTAGGTTAAGGAGTAGAGCTAAGTCTTGTCTTGCCTTGTTATTttggtttagtgtttagccttgtactagacttgtgtaggtggcttgcataacttagttgtgctagtgctagaatcgcttcgccttttgttttactaacaaacttgtttagttgagtttgtagaattttaaataggctattcacccccctctagccattttgaCCTTACAGTGGTCTTTCCCACAGGCAACGTGGAAGTCCTAGACTACCACACTGCTTTACCTCCCCTACTAGACAAGATGGGTCTTCGCTTTCTCATGCTTAGATTCGCCTGACTTGTCTCTAACTGGTGCCCCTAAGACTGGCGTTATTTTGACATCGATTCACTTACTCTCGTGCAATATATCCCATTCTTAGATGGATCGTGCAGACTCAGATCATGTGCCAATTCTCTAGCTTGAGTTCTGTTGTCATGAGGTGGAACATATGATTGTTTGTCTATTGTAGAGTAAGTAGTCGGTCCTTGGCCAAGATAGAGTGGTGGTACGGTGAACTAGCTTGGAAACAGGGTGGTGGTAGAAATGGAAATCTCCATTTTAGTGGTAATAGTGGTTACTAGTTCTTCCACTTTGGAGACAAATCCCTACTTTTGACCTTGGTTGCTTGTAACTAGCAATGACCTTGCTGAAGACATTGTTTGAAGTATGAGAACTTGCTCCACACGGTGAAAACATATGGTtcagcctttgcttgttggattACGACAACGATGGTATGTGAGTGACATGTCCTTCTTGAAGACATTGTGTTTGGATTTTGGAGAGCCTTTATTGCAATCCAAGTGGTTGCATGTTGGTGGATGAGCGAAGACTACGTTGTGCGTTGTAGCTTGCTACGACATGATAAATGTTGTTATGTATGTCTTCGTTTATCCTAGCTGTGTAGAGGCCGAGAGTGATCCTAGTGCTACTGTATCTTCCTAAAGTTATCAATTGAGATGAATAGAACTTCTTTCATCGAAAAGCCAAATTCCATTAGAAAACAAAAGGATAATTTCGATTCTTAGTTTTCCGAGATACCCCACATAGCTGTTGATACAATCATGTTAGTAGATACCACGTCCTTCGTCTTCACATATCCAATGCTTGTCTAGCGACTCCACCtcatattatttactgctttcaCCATTCAGTAAATGCCATTCTTCTGCACCAGAAAAAAAACGTCGAGGGATATTTGAGAATGAATATCTAACACTGAATACTTGGCATTAGGTCTTATCCATCCTAGCAAAACATGGATCATATACACTTGCGATTCCCGAAATGATCTGATGGTCTACCAACTTAACAAACAATGGAAGTATTTGTTTGATGCTTTTTAGTTGTTACATTACCTAAATTTATAGGTACATTGCCTAAGTTCTATAGACGTACTGCATTGCATCACTAGTGCCACATGACCTGGTTTTGTAGACTTGCGGCTAACATATGAACCTTACTAGCTCCAAATACTCCATTCCAAATCCACTATCCTACAAAATAAGCAGTATCACATAGCAATATGCGGCCTCACCTTGGGGGTCGTTCTTTTGGATCAGCtgcgttcttcttcttcttcagtgctatgattttattttattgctTGGTAGAGTCTATTTTGTCCGGCCTCTCAACCTCTAGCACAAAAGGCCCAGGACCACCGTGCGCTTTCACGGTCTGTGAGATCTCATCGCCTGACTGCCCGTCTGCTCCCTGTGCGTGATCACAAGCCGACCCAAACACGAACAACAAACAAGACAACACAACAATCTATAGCTCACATGTCTTCCAGGACCCTTGGCTCCTTCCTCCCTGGGATGGTGCCAGCCGTTTCACCCCAGGAGGATCCAGCCAAAAATTGGCACACAGGGTTGCATGGTACACTTTGGAGTCACAAGGTCTCAACAAAAGGTCTTGCAGGAAATGTCTGCATTCACGTTCACCTAAGGGTCTATTACCATGTAGAGGCTAGAGCACATCCAAACAATGCACACTTTTCAGAGCGGTGGTAACGACACATCATTAGCATACAAGATCTCATGATCCCAGGCATGTGCTTCCTAAGATCAGTGATTACTAGCTAATTAGTAGGAGCCTAGCTCAGATGCTTTCTAAGATCAGTGATTACTGACTGGTGATCCTAGACAGGTAGCTAGGTTACAACTGCAGGCCCATGATCGACACACTGTCAGGCATGTGACTCTTGCATGCTGAAGCAGTTACAGTGGATGGGTGAAAATTTGCTGCACCTCCATCAGATGGTGCCCAGTTCTTGGAGCAGCTCTGCCATCGTCGGCCTCTGGTCCGGGTTCTCGCTGGTGCAAGCCGAGCCGATCTTCGCCAGCTTGGCGGCCTCGGTCGCCGAGTAATTCCCCTCCAGGTTGCCGTCGACGAGCTCATCGACGTTGTCTGGCAGCTGAGTCGTGGTCACCTTCCTCCTGCCGGTGAGCACCTGGAGCACGATGACCCCAAACGCGTAGACGTCGCTCTTCTCCGAGAAGCGGCCCACGGTGGTGTACTCCGGCGCGAGGTACCCCATGGCGGCGCTGGCCTTGAGCGTCGAGAAGACGAGGTCGTCCACGAGGAGCTTGTGCAGGCCGCACCCGGAGATGAGGGGCCTGTACGTGTAGTCCAGCAGGACCTTGTCCGCTGAGATGTTCTGGTGGACGAGAGCGGGCTTGTTCGTCCTTGTGCTGTGCAGATACTCAATTCCTGGAACACAcacaaaaaagaaaagatgtAGAATTTAGACGACTCCAAGTGCTAAAAATCACCGATATCTCACATTGTTAAAAACGGTTACTCTGATAAAAAGTAGCACAGAAAGTTTTGAGACATGTCATGCAGAGCTTTTCAGTGCAGACAACGTTCAGACTTCAGAATGTGACTATTGCTGCGTCCCTGGCCTGCTCACAGTCACAGGTTTCTGCACACCATGTGAGCGACCAGCGCAGCACCGATGAATCGGTGTACGTACTGTCCATCCACAAGACATATCAATGTGCCCATGCATGACACACACAAACTTGGCAAATTTGTAGAGTCGGTGCCAAATGTTGCATGCATACCATGTGTTTTCAGGCAAAATCAACTACTAGTAGTAATCAAGAAGACAACTAGTAGTAGTATGTGAACAAGTATGAACAGTACTATGTGTGAATCCAGGAAAGATGTGGGCATCAGCAAACCACTAGTGGGGGATCAGTAGTGAATAGTGATAGCAAAGAGAGTGACAGGGTGTGGTGTTCCACTCGAGGTACCTTTGGCGATGCCCTTGATGATGGAGATCCTCGTGGGCCACTCGAGGacacggccgccgccgccggtgtcGGCGTCGACGTCGAGGAACTGCGACAGGCTGCCGTTGGGCACGAAGTCGTAGACGAGGAAGCACTCCCCGCGCGCCCTGGAGCAGCAGAACCCCCTCAGAGCGACCACATTGTCGTGCCGGAGCTCCGCGAGAAGCCTCAGCCCCTTCAGGAAATCGGCCTCCTCTTGCCGGCAGCACGTCTTGCCGAGCCGCTTCACGGCCACCGAGGTGCCGTCGCGGAGCGTGCCCCTGTACGTGGCCGCGAGGCCGCCGGCCTTCTTGCCGCGCTTCCCGAGGAGGTTGAGCTCCGAGAAGTAGCGCGTCGCGGACTCCACCTCCTCCGTGCTGATCCGGAGGCTCTGCGCCAGCACGTCCTGCGAGAGGAAGCCCAGCCCGCCGCGCGCGTCCGCCAGCGGGTCCCAGGCGTTGGAGTACTCGAGGCTCGCCAGCGCCGACGACGCGCTCTTGCGAGCCGACGGCGACGCCTTGGCCGCCGAAGGCGCGTTCTCGGTGCTGCACCGGCCGCCGGAgatcgtcgacggcgagcccccCGCGACCCTCTgccggcgccaccgccgccacgaGAGCGCGAACAGGCCGACCCCCGTGGCCGCGAGGAGGGCCACGGCGGCGACAACCACGGCCGCGAGCGCCCTGGTCGATGGCGCGCGCCCGTTGCCGCCGCCGGAGGGCGTGACCTGGGACGCGATGCCTGCGCTGAAGGGCTGGGGCCTGTCGGGGTCGATGAGGTCCGCCGGGGTGCACGGGCGGAGCGCGGGCAGCCCGGCGCCGCACAGGTCGCTGTTGTTCCCGTACTGGAAGCCGGCCTGCAACTTGGCGGCCAGTTCTTGGGACGGACGAAGCAAGCAGAAAACCAATCAGCATTATTGTTTGTTTATTGCTCTCAAGAATGGATCGACGCCGGCCGGACTAACGGATGGAGGCATTACCGGCGGGCACGCTGCCGGTGAGTGAGTTGTTCCTGACGTCGAGCGCGGCGAGGCTGGGCAGCTGCGCGAGCCTGACGGGGATGGAGCCGAAGAGGCGGTTGAAGCTGAGGTCGAGGCGCGCGAGCAGCGGCAGGCCGCCGAGGCTGGCCGGGATGGCGCCGTTGAGTTGGTTGGACTGCAGGGCCAGCACGGTGAGCCTGGTGAGGTTGCCCAGCTGCGTGGGGATGCTCCCGGTGAGCTGGTTGTAGCAGAGCTGCACCACTGCACGTCCATGGACACATCAACATCAGCAGCATTCATTCAGAATCAGAATCAGGTAGGAGGTGCAATGCAAGGACCAGTAGTACTGGCTACAAACATTTGGAGTACCAACCatggacacacacacacacacacaccaaatCAGTAGTCTGATTTGGGGTAGTACTAATTTGGTATAACCGTATGATTAGAGGGGTAACGAAAATGGGAATAAATCTGAAAGGAAATGTTTGCGGTGGGCCAACAAATGTTGCAATCTGAGCAACAGGAGCTGCTTCCTGCTTGGTGCGACTTGGGACGGCAACATGACATCTTCCAAAAATTCAACGGATACATGGTACGAGTAGTTAGGTAAAGCCGCATTTTAGTTTTTGATGATTTGATTGACTTGGAGTGGAGAAACGCCAAGCAAGTC from Sorghum bicolor cultivar BTx623 chromosome 3, Sorghum_bicolor_NCBIv3, whole genome shotgun sequence encodes the following:
- the LOC8078629 gene encoding probable LRR receptor-like serine/threonine-protein kinase At1g12460, with translation MASARLVAHAAFLLLLLLALGPGREARAADDGEVRALLALGAALDPTGRLLPSWAPGRDPCAPPPSSGGGFEGVACDARGAVANVSLQGKGLAGTLTPAVAGLRSLTGLYLHYNALRGGIPRELAALDALTDLYLDVNNFSGPIPPEIGAMASLQVVQLCYNQLTGSIPTQLGNLTRLTVLALQSNQLNGAIPASLGGLPLLARLDLSFNRLFGSIPVRLAQLPSLAALDVRNNSLTGSVPAELAAKLQAGFQYGNNSDLCGAGLPALRPCTPADLIDPDRPQPFSAGIASQVTPSGGGNGRAPSTRALAAVVVAAVALLAATGVGLFALSWRRWRRQRVAGGSPSTISGGRCSTENAPSAAKASPSARKSASSALASLEYSNAWDPLADARGGLGFLSQDVLAQSLRISTEEVESATRYFSELNLLGKRGKKAGGLAATYRGTLRDGTSVAVKRLGKTCCRQEEADFLKGLRLLAELRHDNVVALRGFCCSRARGECFLVYDFVPNGSLSQFLDVDADTGGGGRVLEWPTRISIIKGIAKGIEYLHSTRTNKPALVHQNISADKVLLDYTYRPLISGCGLHKLLVDDLVFSTLKASAAMGYLAPEYTTVGRFSEKSDVYAFGVIVLQVLTGRRKVTTTQLPDNVDELVDGNLEGNYSATEAAKLAKIGSACTSENPDQRPTMAELLQELGTI